The Apis mellifera strain DH4 linkage group LG8, Amel_HAv3.1, whole genome shotgun sequence genome contains a region encoding:
- the LOC100578928 gene encoding calcium and integrin-binding protein 1: MGNLSTRFTNFFSTNHILDEETIATYVELTYLNKNEVRRVINLLDNVNPGKLRQNPHHRFTIEEIETILPQLRCSPFRDSIYRVFSSKKDGRLSLEDVLDLCSAFSEYCPDNVRATWAFYVFDLNGDGEISSNDLIETVQRLMWPHQNECIDTAEAEHVARIILQEMVFNRQGSISCEEFIRFSSRISEFWSSFRFKI; this comes from the exons ATGGGTAATCTTTCGACTCgctttacgaattttttctcGACCAATCATATCCTCGACGAGGAGACGATCGCCACTTACGTGGAGTTAACGTATTTGAACAAGAATGAAGTACGTCg CGTGATCAATCTGCTCGACAATGTGAATCCTGGAAAACTTCGTCAGAATCCCCATCATCGGTTCACCATCGAGGAGATAGAGACAATATTGCCCCAACTTCGA TGCAGTCCATTTCGTGATTCCATATATCGAGTATTCTCTTCGAAGAAAGATGGACGATTGAGCTTGGAAGACGTTCTGGATTTGTGCTCGGCCTTCTCCGAATATTGCCCCGACAACGTTCGCGCCACTTGGGCGTTTTACGTGTTTG ATTTGAACGGCGACGGTGAAATCTCATCGAACGATTTAATCGAAACTGTGCAGAGGCTGATGTGGCCCCACCAGAACGAGTGCATCGATACGGCCGAGGCGGAACACGTCGCGCGAATA atacttCAAGAGATGGTGTTCAATCGACAGGGAAGCATTTCCTGCGAAGAATTTATACGTTTCTCCTCGAGAATTTCAGAATTCTGGTCATCGTTtcgctttaaaatttaa